In Piliocolobus tephrosceles isolate RC106 unplaced genomic scaffold, ASM277652v3 unscaffolded_20956, whole genome shotgun sequence, the genomic stretch TcagcttcctcttcctcttggCCATAGGGGCCAACGCCACCCTCCTGATCACCATCCAGCTGGAGACCTCTCTGCACAAGCCATTGTACTACCTGCTCAGCCTCCTCTCCCTGCTGGACATCTTGCTCTGCGTCACTGTCATCCCCAAGGTCCTGGCCATCTTCTGGTTTGACCTCAGGCCCATCAGCTTCCCTGCCTGCTTCCTGCAGATGTACATCATGAATTGTTTCCAAGCCATGGAGTCTTGCACATTCATGGTCATGGCTTATGATCGTTATGTTGCCATCTGCCACCCACTGAGATATCCATCAATCATCACTGATCAATTTGTAGTCAAGGTTGCCATGTTTATTTTGACCAGAAATGTGCTTATCACTCTGCCCATCCCCACCGTCTCAGCACAACTCCGTTATTGTGGAAGAAATGTCATTGAGAACTGCATCTGTGCCAATATGTCTGTTTCCAGACTCTCCTGCGATGATGTCACCATCAATCACCTTTACCAATTAGCTGCAGGCTGGACTCTGCTAGGATCTGACCTCGTCCTTATCTTCCTCTCCTACACCCTCATTCTGCGAGCTATGCTGAGACTCAAGGTGGAGGGGGCTGTGGCAAAGCCCCTAAGCACATGTGGCTCCCACTTCATCCTTATCCTCTTCTTCAGCACCATCCTTCTGGTTTTTGTCCTCACACATGTGGCTAAGAAGAAAGTCTCCCCTGATGTGCCAGTCTTGCTCAATGTTCTCCACCATGTCATTCCTGCAGCCCTTAACCCCATCGTTTATGGGGTAAGAACCCAAGAGATTAAGCAGGGAATGCAGAGGTTGTTGAAGAAAGGGTGCTAACAAGGACAGCTGGATCTCTGAATATCTAAAATAAGATAACTTATTAATGACTTAATGAGTGAGTAGGCTGAAATTCATACCTGTTTCTTATAACCTCAAACTGGATACACTATACATCCTGTGTGCTTTTCAAAAACACCAGTTTTATTTTAAGTCTATCTTTCTTTCCACccttttctcagaaatattcttggCCCTCTCTCATTTTATTCCATGCTTATAATCATATTTTGTCCAAAACACTGACATTCCTTAAAGcagattttaaagtgaaaaatttatatttctgaacACACGCCTCTTAACATGGCAtgaattttatattattgaaaataCAACTGTAGTTATTTTGTTGTGTCTGTTATGTGTAATgtccttttattcttattttcacaAAAAGGAATACATTGGAGAAAAAAACACTGTAGTTGACAGTTCAGTCCTCAGTGGTGGAAGGTTGCTACTGCTCTGTAATTAGGTCTTTTTCTCTCACCCTTCAACCACATCATTGCTTTTCTCtagttctctttctcctctcacctcctctctctctctctccctctccttctctttctctggaagACAAGGTAAACTTTCGTAATGTGCATTGCAAGAGGGCAGGGGTTTTGCCTTGATTTCTCATATAAGTAACAATTATCAATGAGTTTTATTGGATATGAGATTCCTGAATCCTCCTCCCCAATGTGTCTGTGCTTGGAACATTTATCTTTCAGATCCAATATATCACAGGTTTTGGTACGCAAACAAAGCTTTATTAATGAGTCAAAGATTGCTTGTATTATAGCATATAATCCAGCAATAATATTGACACCTAAAATACCTTTCTTgaactttattttctcattaattgGACAGCTTCTAAGCACACATGAATGATAACATGCATCATAAGCTGCAAATGTACAGGAACAAAGAGCAATCACTGGGGAAAGAATGATTAATGGGGACCTTAAACAATTCTGAAACATACACAGGGCCAGAATATGTTTTATATCAGAATAGTCATTGTGGAGAGACCATTTTGAATGCCTGGAGCATTCAGTAGAATTGCTGAAGTGGCCATTAGTTTGTAGTAGTACTTAACTAGCACTGGAATAAAAGCTACTctacataaaaagtagaaagattaaaaTCAAGACTTGAAAGAAACAAGCTGATTGGCATGTAACTTATGGTTTGCCAAGATAAACTTCCAACATtctaaaggaaaacaacaaaatgtagaCACTCAACAATGTAAAATTTCCTATTGTTAGCAGTAGAGAATCTGTATGGGTCTGCAGTAACCTGAATTCTttcctcctcagaagaaagaattcagctgaggggcataaggcagaatgagagactgaggcaagttttagagcatgAGTGAATGTTTATTAAGAagtttagagcaggaatgaaaggcagtaaagtacacttggaagagggtcaAGCGGGCAACTTGGGAGATTAAGTGCACAGTTTGGCCTTTGACTTGCAGTTTTATACCTTGCCATGCTTCTGGGGGTTACATTCCTTCACCCCTCGTTCTTCCCTTGGGATGGGATGTCTGCATGCACCAGTGGCCAGGCAGCTCTACTAACAGGTGTACCATAgttcttgaaacataatttttctcttttcactcttcatttttattaaaaacaaattatgataaGACTGATATGATTGCAAAATAAGCTCTAGTCTTCTTATACTTGGTCTGATTATTTGGATAAAgcacagcaagaataattatttgccatGTAAGCTCCTTTTTAACCCTTTTCCCATTTGCCCTATGAACACTTGCTGGCAGCACTTGCAGCTGCAGCGTTTACCTGAAAATAACTTTGCCATAAAATATCTCacttttattactattttcacATCACTCTAGTATATCAACTGTGCAAATAAAAGACATTATTCTATTTATAGTATTCGATTTTAATAgaggtatttccatttacaaaatgcaGTAATTCTTGATCgtagaaaatgtcaaatcctagaaaacataGCATTCTTATCCATAATGTTAACATTATTCTCAAACAACTGTTGGCCAAAGATGCATTTGATGATtccaatttttttgaaatatgatgattctgatgattcagaaGATTATGATGTTAGTTCTATTTGGCAATAACTCCAAGAAcagattttatactttattttcacACTAAAAATCaatcagatttgcttcagcctcaaagagtgtgtttctgtaaaattaaatgagtactGGCAGTATCCTCTCTAGGTGCAGATCTGAGCTGCACTTTACATGTTTTGGGTTGACTCACAGACATTCTAACACAATTACGTCTTTCTCACATCAGTGTCTTTGAATCCTGAAAGACCAATATCTAGGGAGTGCATTGTATTATACaagcaatgaaataaaaactataaaacaaagtATTATTTCTGCTAAGCCTTTAAACAGATGTTTCACAAAGGTACCTATGCAATGTTTTCTCCAAGCTGATGTTTTATGAAGTTCATTGTTGAGAAGCCAATGTGACTCCTCAACTTCTCACTGCTTTATGCTCATATTTGGAGTTCAGAAAATTTCCATAATCACAGTATTGCTTCTCCTATAGGTCAAAAGATAACAAAGATGTTTTGGGTTTCCTGTCTTCGTGATCTCCACTTTCTGAAATACTATACTTGCACAAACATACCTACCTGCCTAAGCCTACACATATTTCTACGCACttccaaaaatgaaagagaggtgtgtatatttaaacataaagagAGGcctgacacggtggctcatgcctg encodes the following:
- the LOC113221124 gene encoding LOW QUALITY PROTEIN: olfactory receptor 56A3-like (The sequence of the model RefSeq protein was modified relative to this genomic sequence to represent the inferred CDS: deleted 1 base in 1 codon; substituted 1 base at 1 genomic stop codon) gives rise to the protein MTTHQNSTLSTEASDFLLNCFVXSSIWQHWLSLALSFLFLLAIGANATLLITIQLETSLHKPLYYLLSLLSLLDILLCVTVIPKVLAIFWFDLRPISFPACFLQMYIMNCFQAMESCTFMVMAYDRYVAICHPLRYPSIITDQFVVKVAMFILTRNVLITLPIPTVSAQLRYCGRNVIENCICANMSVSRLSCDDVTINHLYQLAAGWTLLGSDLVLIFLSYTLILRAMLRLKVEGAVAKPLSTCGSHFILILFFSTILLVFVLTHVAKKKVSPDVPVLLNVLHHVIPAALNPIVYGVRTQEIKQGMQRLLKKGC